The Actinomycetota bacterium genome includes the window GCGGTCGACGGCCCATGCGGCCCGAACCCCTGCCCGCCGCCGGCCCCGCCCGACGGCGCCTGCGGCCCCAACCCCTGCCCGGCCCCCGGCACCCTTCCGGACGGGCCCTGTGGACCGAACCCCTGCCCGCCGCCGGCATCGAGCCCCGAAGGGGCCTGCGGCCGCAACCCTTGCCCGCCTGCTGCGCCTCCCACGGGGGCGTGCGGGCGGTCGGCGTGTCCCGCTCCGGCTCCCGTGGACACCTGCGCAGTCAACTCGTGTTCGCCGAGTGCTCCGGGAACGGCGGACACCAAGGCCGCAACGGCGGCGCCGTCGCCGGACCCCGCAGCCCCGGGCGCCGAGGCGTCGCCGGCTCCTGAGGAGAGCGCCCCCGGAGCGGACGAACCGGCGGCACCCGATGCGGCGGAGGCGCCCGAAGATTCGGGTAACTCCACCCGGCAAACGGGCTCGAGGACTCCCCTCCTCGTTCTAGCCGGCCTGGTCGCGCTGGCGGCGGTTGGCGGCTTTGGGCTTTACAGGTTCAGGCGGAGCGGTTCACGCGGATCGGGATAACTCCGGCCCGCGACCAGTCCGAGAGCTTCGGGTCCGTCGCGGCCGAGTCCCTGTACTTCGCCTGAAGC containing:
- a CDS encoding LPXTG cell wall anchor domain-containing protein, giving the protein MPVAVLAVLLAASFLTFGGMLTETAIAVDGPCGPNPCPPPAPPDGACGPNPCPAPGTLPDGPCGPNPCPPPASSPEGACGRNPCPPAAPPTGACGRSACPAPAPVDTCAVNSCSPSAPGTADTKAATAAPSPDPAAPGAEASPAPEESAPGADEPAAPDAAEAPEDSGNSTRQTGSRTPLLVLAGLVALAAVGGFGLYRFRRSGSRGSG